A region of Labeo rohita strain BAU-BD-2019 chromosome 2, IGBB_LRoh.1.0, whole genome shotgun sequence DNA encodes the following proteins:
- the LOC127180813 gene encoding uncharacterized protein KIAA0040 homolog, with the protein MTEEILKFFNDIWNLASLKHDQSVYNTVCLVVLLTLPLVVLFTSLLVCCHCCCCRNADGCRCCCRKGETSVTNTKTEKKKKKNGGQNNEDLWISVKTDPLSSERLALTTV; encoded by the coding sequence ATGACGGAggaaatcctgaaatttttCAATGATATATGGAACCTCGCTTCACTCAAGCACGACCAGAGCGTCTACAATACGGTGTGCCTGGTAGTGCTTCTGACTCTACCGCTGGTTGTCCTCTTCACATCTCTTCTGGTGTGCTGTCATTGTTGCTGCTGTCGTAATGCTGACGGATGCCGGTGTTGTTGCCGTAAAGGTGAGACCTCGGTCACaaatacaaaaactgaaaaaaagaaaaagaaaaacggCGGGCAGAATAATGAAGACTTGTGGATCTCCGTCAAAACAGATCCTTTGAGTAGTGAAAGACTTGCACTGACGACGGTGTAA